The genomic region GGGAAAAGGCGGTTATGGGATAAAGCCTTGACTCTTCCTCCCGTTGAAGAAAAAGACCTTCTTGGGAGTATTACTATTGGCGATGTGTTTGGTTTACAGGAAGGCGCTGAGCAGCTTGACCCCATGGAATTAGCAGAACAATTTCTTGCATCTGGCCGTCCTCACCTGGTGCGTCAGGCGGGTGAAATATATCGCCGTAGTGGAAAGATGGAGAAATCCAATTATTGCCGGGCCTATGCTTTGGAATTGGAACGCAAGTATCGGGAGGCGGGGAAGCAGTATTTGGAATTGGGGATATTGTATTTTAAGGATGCAGAACGTTGTTTTTGGAATTCTCAGGATTGGGAACAACTCGATGCACTCTATACCACTGGTTGGGAAGGCCAAGGCAACGTGCTTTATCGTCGGGCGACGTCCCTGATGCGGGCGCAGCAAACATTAGAGCAGATATCTTTGCAGGATATTCAACTCTTTCTGGATGCTTTGGGAGATGAACTGAAGCGAGATGATTCAGTTCTCGAACATGAGAGCATCAAGCAAGTCTTGCGGTTTGTGGCTGATCTTATCCGGCAACGTTTTGAAAATACGGAGTATGTTCAATTACTGCGACGATTGGCCTCTTTGTTGCGTGAAAATCCCGGTATTGGAGTCATTTTAGGCGATGAAATGGCTGGCTGGGTTTGTTACTATGCGGGTGAGATTGAAGCATCTATCTCGTTTTGGGATGCGCTTGCGGTAAAACCGCATGAATATTATTTGGCACAAGCTTCTATAAGTAAAGACGATACTGCCAAATTACGTTGGCTGGGGCAAGGTCAAGCATATGAGCAGATTGTTGACTTGAAGCGAGATTTGCAAAACGATCCTCAACGCGTAAAAGCACTGAGCGAGGAACATAAAAAATTGATAGGGCGCGCTTTGGTTCAGGAACAGCAATATAATGAGGCATTTGATTGGTATCGCGAAAATGGATTACTAGAAGATGCCCTGACACTCTTGGAGAAGGGATGGATCGAACCGACTTTTGATATTCTCAAACAGTTCTTGGAAGAAGTTTTGAACTTATTGAGCGAAGCTCCTTCTGACAAAACATTCGAGTTTGCTGAGAAAGTCTCCAAACTTATTCAGGAGCATTTGGTTTGGAGAGATGGAAATCAACTGCTGACTGAGTATTGGGACCAGCTGGGGAACACAAATAAAGAATGGGAATGGGTTGTAGAAAGTTTTAAACGCACCAAAGGGGAATATAATAAGAAAGCATATGCCATGTTGGCGCATGTTGTTGCCAAAGCACAACCATTCTCATTCAGTTCTGTACGCCAAAAACAGCTTTTAGTTGAAATTCTACTCCAACGGCTTTCACCGAAAGCCAGTCAGGCGTGGTTGCAAACTCTTCCCCTTGATATTGCAGTCACTGCACTTGACAAGATTACAACGCATCTTGACGCTCTGCGCTGGTATGAGGAAATGCTTGAAGTCGGCAATTTATCTGATAGCGATCGCGCTTTTATTCAAAAGCAGTGGCTTAAAACGAAAGAAGAACGGATTGAATATAAACGAAGTCGCGGAGAGAGTACCAAGAAAGACGAAGAAGAGCTGGAGCAGAAGAAAAAAGAATGGAAGACAGTGGATGTTCTTGCTTCGAGCTCTGAAAAGGCGACTTTCTCGCATATTGAGCGTCCCGAATCTGAAACTGATATGGAAGTTAAAATTGACGTAGAAGTGGATGAAGATACATGTAAACTTTCGTCTGGCAATCAAATTGTTTTAATTAATGTGACGAATCAAAGCATTACATCTTTCAAAGTAAAAGTACTTGAAAGCAGGAAGGGTAAATCACTCCGATTTCGCGTGAAAGAATGGAATCTTCAAGGGGAATTGGGGCATGATCGCACTCTCAAGTTGTTTATTAATAGAAAACTATGGAAAAAAATAAAAATTTAAGGTTGTGGCTTTCTCAGCAATGTTTTGCTGATAAAAGAAAAAGACCACTATCGAGGTTGAGTATGTCTATCTTTGATTTACATACAGATGTTTTGAGTGATTACAGCAATTTTGTACGCTCATTCATTCATATTGCTGATGAGCGCATTCGGCAGTTTGTTTTTGAACAACTCAATGATGGTCATTTATGGCCTGATTTTCTGCTTCAAGTGAGTCCCGCCTATAAACGTTCAGCGACGGTAGATGAATTAGCGCGGCAGGGCGTCTTGCATCCTGAAACAGCACGAATTTTCCGTACCGCCGATGGGAAGCCATACCATCTGTACCAGCATCAGGTGGAAGCGCTGGAAAAAGCTGTGCAAGGACGGAGCTACATTGTCACCAGCGGGACAGGTTCTGGTAAAAGTCTCACTTATTTTATTCCCATTATTGATACAGTTGTGCGTGAGCAAATACCCAATGGCCGTACTGTTGCCTTGATTGTGTATCCCATGAATGCACTTGCCAACTCGCAATTACAGGCGCTTGAACAGTTGCGCCAGGATTATGAGGCGCGTACCGGAAAGAGATTTCCCGTCACATTTGCACGCTATACAGGTGATACGCGCGACGAGCTTCGGCAAGCACTTCGGCAAAAACCGCCGCATATTCTGCTTACCAATTATGTTATGGCTGAACTCATGCTTGTTCGTCCTGAGGACCGGCGTTTGCTCGATAAAACTGCGGGCGGCTTGCGATTCCTGGTATTTGATGAATTGCATACGTATACGGGGCGACAAGGAGCAGATGTCGCCATGCTCATTCGGCGGCTCAAGCAGTATGCGGCGGCACCCAACCTCATTCACATTGGTACATCTGCAACAATGGTAGCCAATCGCAACGCCTCTGCGCGGGAGCGGCGCGAGACTGTTGCGCATTTTGCACAGCGGATGTTTGGGTATCCATTTGCTTTTGAAGACGTAATTGAGGAAACACTTATACCGGCCACCCGCCATTCTACTCTTGCACGTGACGTTCTTATCGAAAGTATACATGAGGCATGTGCACTTTCTCCTGACGACCTCGTTACATTCACTGCAGAGGAATATCTCACAAACCCTTTATCCTCGTGGATAGAACGTTTTTTCGGGCTAGAAGAACATGATGGCTCTTATCGACGCCGTATTCCACAAAGTATTACAGATGCAGCTATGCAACTTCAGAAGGAGACTGGGCTTGATATTGGATTATGCCAACGCGCTTTACTAAATTGGCTCACACTTGGGAGCCAGATACCTTCATCTGAGCATGGGCGTGCTTTTGCATTTAAAATTCATCAATTTATATCGCAGGGACGTGCTGTATATGCGACTATTGAAGATCCTGGACAGCGTTCAATTTCGTTGTCCGGACAAATTCAGACGGCAGAAGGAAGTTTGTATTACCCCCTCAATTTTTGTCGGCATTGTGGTCAGGAATATTATCGCGTACATAAAATGAGCTCACGTTTTCTCCCTTGGACAGGATCTTTTTTTGAAGAACTGGATGACGAATGCATATCTGGATATCTTATGGTCGCAACAACAGATCTGGATTGGTCGGAAGATCTGCTTCCAGATGAATGGTTTGATGATCAAGGACGTTTACGTCGTGCATATCGTGATCGTGTTCCAAAATTATACTATGTTAATGCTTCAGGTGAGATCGTGCATCATGCTGTGGGGGTAAAGACCTGGTTCCAACCAGAGCCATTTGCGCTCTGTTTGCGATGTGGAGAGTACTATACTCGTCGTGAAAGTGAATACACTAAACTCACAACCCTTTCAAGTGAAGCTCGCTCAAGTGCAACAACTATTCTCGCAACATCAGTGTTGCGGCACGCCACCACTATTCCTTCGATTGCCGATAAACTATTGACGTTTACTGACAATCGGCAAGATGCTGCTTTGCAAGCGGGACATTTTAATGATTTCGTACATCGGGCTGTTTTACGTTCTGCGTTAGTAGCCGCTTTGGATGAATCTCCTCGATTGCATATGAGCGAAGTGGCCTCTGCGGTTGTGCGGCATTGTGGATTAACACTTCGTGATATCGCAGCTAATGCGCAATTGGCACCAGATACGCCTGCTGCGGACGAAACTTGGCAAATATTTACAGAATGGGTGGAGTATCTTCTCCTTGAAGATTTAAAACGAGGTTGGCGTATTAACCAACCCAACCTGGAAGAGGTAGGACTTCTTGAAATATCTTATCGTGGGCTTGACATTCTCGCCCAGAGTGATGAAGCCTGGCGTTTTTCTCCACAGTGGTATGCTCTTTCCCCCAAAGAGCGTTTTGAGCATCTGCGTAATATTTTGGACTATTTTCGGCGTAAACTAGCTATTCATGCCCCTTCTTTACAGTGGAATACACAACGTATCAAGCGACGCAAATGGGAATCGACCTTGAATGATTTTTGGGGACCGGATCCGGAGGGCAGTTTAGTAAGTGCTTCTTTTTTTGCGACTGAGCCTGCTGGCAATGTACGCGATGTTTTCAGTCTTGGAGAACGAAGTGCGATTGCACGCTATTTGAAACGCTCATTAGGGATTGATGCACAAACATATCTTGAGCAGCGGGATGCGTTCCTGCAATTGCTTGTTCAGCATGGTATTTTGTGGCCGGAATCTTTAAAGAAAGGGATTGGGTACCAAATTGATGCAAACTGTCTTTGGTGGCAAAGAGGGAATGGCATCCCGCGGCGTGATGCTTTTTATGCGCGGATAGCCCAAGAAGGATACGAAGTCGCAGAGAAACCGGCGAATGCCTTCTTCCAGCAATTTTACAAAGAGAACCCCGAGAGATTAGCTGGTTTAGAAGCGCGTGAACATACGGCACAAGTCGTTGCGCCTGGTGAGCGTGAAAAACGGGAACGGCGTTTTCGGTGGGATCAAAAAGATACAGAGAAAGAGAATCTGGGGCGCCGATTACCTTATTTGGTTTGCTCTCCCACAATGGAACTTGGAATTGATATTGCTGATCTGGATGTTATTCATATGCGTAACGTCCCGCCGACACCGGCAAACTATGCTCAGAGGAGTGGACGCGCTGGGCGGCAAGGGCAACCAGGCTTAATTTTAGTTTATTGTGGTGCTTTCAACTCGCATGATCAATACTTTTTTAGAAACCGAATAGAAATGGTGGCCGGGACAGTACGTCCACCGCAAATTGACTTGAACAATGCATCTTTGCTGCAAGCGCATATTCATGCTGTTTGGTTGGCTGAGATTGGTTTGCCGATGCGGCAATCGATTGAGACTGTTATTGATACAGGTGCCCCCAATCTACCTTTGCGCCCTGAGGTGGCTGAGCAAATACGCCTCAATGACAAACGTTTGCAGGCGTTAGCCGCACGCATAGAAGAGATGCTTCGATATGATCGTGAGCAGGGGGAAATTTTTGAACATGGGCATTACGACCAAATCTTGCAAATCCTGCGTGATGCTCCCCAACGGTTTAACAGTGCTTTTGACCGTTGGCGGGATCTTTATCAGGCGGCGGACCGACAGATGCAGGAGGCTATGGAGACATTATTAAGTGCTCGCTCCAAGGAAATGCAAAATGAAGCTCAACGTCGCCTCGATGAGGCGCGGCGTCAAAGAAATTTGCTTTTGCAAATTGAAACAGCACGTGAAGAAAGTGATTTTTATCCGTATCGCTACTTGGCAAGTGAAGGGTTCTTGCCAGGCTATAATTTCCCAGCGTTACCTATTCGTGCGTGGATCCCACGTGGTGCAAGTGGTGAATATATTCCGCGGCCTCGTTTTCTTGCGGTCCGTGAATTTGCGCCAGGAGCTTTTATTTATCATGAAGGGAAACAATGGGAAGTTGTGGCATTCAATACTCCTCCGGGAGGCTTGCGTTCAAGAAGAGTGAAATTCAAGCTGTGCAAACGATGTGGTGCATTTAATTCGTCTGGTTTTGATGTGTGCTTAGTGTGCCAGCAACGTCTTGATGCTACTTATGGACCACTTACCTATCTATTGGAAATGACTGACGTACGCACTCGCCGACGTAGTAACATTACGTCAAATGAAGAAGAGCGTCGTCGGCGAGGATACGATATTGGCATTTTTTATCAGTTTGCCACAGAAAACAATCGTCCTCGCATTGAAGAGTCTGATGTTGTTTTTGGCGCAACAGACCTTTTGCAGTTGACATATGCACATGCGGCCACTCTTATTCGAGTGAACCACGGTTTACGTACTGAGCAAGTTCCGGGGTTTGATATCAATTTGACAACGGGTGAATGGGTGCGGAATGAGGAAGGTCGTCAACCCGTTTACGGCTCCCCTAGTCATGCTGTAAGTGAAGTCGAGCGTGTACATTTGTTCGTCCGCAATACGCGCAATTTATTGCTGGTCCGCCCTGCCCAGGAAGATTTGTTTTTAGATCCGCAGTATGGGCTGGCGTTTGCAATTACTTTGATGAATGCATTAAAACGTGGCATAGAAATGGTATATCAGCTTGATGAAAGTGAGTTGGCCGCGGCTATCGTTGGCATGGGTGAATATATGGCAATTTTATTTTATGAAACGTCAGAAGGTGGAAGTGGAGTATTAAGACGAATTATTAAATCGCCAAAGGATATTTCAGAAATTGCAAAAAATGCCCTTGAACGATGCCATTTTGATTCATCAACAGGAGAGAATCTGTCAGAAGAATGTATCAAGGCTTGTTATGAATGTTTACTCACTTATCATAATCAGCATCAGGCGCTCCTTATTGATCGGCATTTGATCGCGGATTTTCTTGCTCAGATGACTCAAAGTACAGCCGAAATGCGTATCGCTGGCAGGCGTCGCAGAGAGCATATCGCTTGGTTACGATCGCATATTGATCAAGAGTCTGTGTTAGAGAAGCAGTTTTTAGATATTTTGGAGCAAGGAGGATATAATTTGCCAAATGATGTACAATATGCAATTCAGTTTCCTCGTTGCAACGTAGATTTCTTCTATGAACCTAATATTTGTGTGTTTTGTGATGGGAGCGTGCATGATATTTCTTCTCAGAGAGAAAGAGATGCGTCTATTCGTTCTGCGTTAGAACAAAATGGGTATCGGGTTATTGTAATACGGTATGATCAACCTCTAGAAAGCCAGATAAAGATGTATCCAGAAGTCTTTGGTATGGGGTATTCTACATAACTTCGAATTTGTTCCGCGGTCTGTGTAAATGGGAAGAAGTGTTATCTTCTTCCCATTTTTATTAACCTTCCTCCGCTCTACATGGCTTTGCTGATGTGCTGCAGCAAGTGGCATGACATATTAAGGCAACCACATTACGCTTGATTGGTTGATTAGGGAAAATATAAGTCAATGGATGCAAAAATTCTTTAACCATGTGCCCTAATATGCTAAACTGCTCATAGAGATTTATCTTGGGAATTGGTTAGTTACCCATTGTGCGCAGAGCCTTTTCTTTGCCGTGATCTAAAGAACACCAGCAAAAGAAAGGGCTTTTATTCAGAATTAGAGGTAGTTGGTTCAATTTCTGCAATACTTCGCCAGCCATCGTCGAACATGAAGTGATTAGCGTAGGCTGCAGGATTTGGTATGCAGTAAATACGGTAATTTTCACTTTCAGCTTGTTCAACTACGTACAGCCAGAATTTATCGCCTAGTTTTTGCGCTTTTTCAAATTGAGTTTTTGATAAAGTAACATATTGCCCATTCCATTTACCTGATAAAGACTTGACTTCAATATAGCGCACTATATTCCCTTCTTTATCCTTAGAAAGAATATCGTACCCGGGATGAGTATGAGGCATTGATTCTGGAATACGCCCCGCATTCTTCTCAAAGTCTAAAACCCGCTGAATGCCGGCTTGATCTATCCGCTTTCTATGTTCTTGGCTTATGCTTGGAGAATCTTCTGTTGTGAGTGCTGCAGATTCATCAGAGTGAATGACATAGCTCCTGAGTACCATACGTGTAGATTGGCGATGGCGGGATGAATTTTTCTTTTTTGAATATTTTTCAGTAAGCGGGAAGTCGTATGCTTTTCTAGTTTTTGGGGGTGCCTGATGTTTTTCTTCATTCAGATTTTCAGCAGGGTTGGATTTGATAGATTCGTCCAAAAGAGTATCAGCAGGAGTGTTATGTGTTTGAGTACTCTCGGGAGGATATATCGTCTCAATAAACCTATCCTCACCTAATGTATTAATAGCCTCAACATTCTTCGTCACTTGGGTAGGTATCTCTCCTAAGGGAGCATAGTATAATTCATCAAGTGTTCTTTGGGCTTCCTTAAAAGTTTTTGCAGCGAGTACGTCTTTAAATGCTGACGCCAAAAGTCCTGGGTCTCCATCTGCAAGTAAGGCTAGAGCCAATTCGCGGGCTAAGGGTAGGTAAGGATATTCCCTATTTTGTGGTGTAAAAAGAAGCAAGTTGTCTTTTTCAATATAAAGAGCAGATATTGTCTCTGGATTACTTATGATTTCACGATTAAAAGCTTGCAATCGATATCGAATTTTTAATAATGCAACAGATTGACAGCGTAAAGTATCTAAACGAAGCAGTTGTTTCTCACGGATATCTTTATCTGCAGATGCTACTATCCGCTGGAAAAGGAGGCGGCGAGTCCGAATGATCTCGGTCAATTCGAGATCATCAACTCTTTGTTCACATTCAACAATTTGTACTTGAACAGCCTCTCTGAGTAATCGAACCCCCGCAGCCGTTAAAGCTTTGCGTGTATTCAGGGGGGGGATAACAATGTTCCCTTTCAAAAAATCATTAAATTTATTTGCAAGACCGTGCTGGTCTTCTATGAAAATCCAACTTGGCTGATATAAAATTCGTTGGTTGTTGGGAACACATTTGATTGTTTGCAAGGTTTTAAGTGCTTGGCTTACAATGTTTTCGTTTTCATTTTCTAATGCTTCGTTGAGCATGATCCAGCAATGCCAAAGCACAGTATGTGCTTCCTCGTCTAGAGGTATATTTCTGGAGCCAAATTCTTCCGAAATTTCTTGTAATACCTTTAAAGCATCTTCCCACGTGGGATGCTCTTTTACCCCGATTTTCTCTAGAAAATCATTGATTTGACGAAGGTTTGACTCGAGCTGCTTTCTATAACGTCCAAAATTATGTTGTTGCCAAAAAACTTCATCAGGCCTGTAATATGCTCCATCAGACCAGAGACATTTTGTTCCTTGTAGTTT from Ardenticatena maritima harbors:
- a CDS encoding DEAD/DEAH box helicase yields the protein MSIFDLHTDVLSDYSNFVRSFIHIADERIRQFVFEQLNDGHLWPDFLLQVSPAYKRSATVDELARQGVLHPETARIFRTADGKPYHLYQHQVEALEKAVQGRSYIVTSGTGSGKSLTYFIPIIDTVVREQIPNGRTVALIVYPMNALANSQLQALEQLRQDYEARTGKRFPVTFARYTGDTRDELRQALRQKPPHILLTNYVMAELMLVRPEDRRLLDKTAGGLRFLVFDELHTYTGRQGADVAMLIRRLKQYAAAPNLIHIGTSATMVANRNASARERRETVAHFAQRMFGYPFAFEDVIEETLIPATRHSTLARDVLIESIHEACALSPDDLVTFTAEEYLTNPLSSWIERFFGLEEHDGSYRRRIPQSITDAAMQLQKETGLDIGLCQRALLNWLTLGSQIPSSEHGRAFAFKIHQFISQGRAVYATIEDPGQRSISLSGQIQTAEGSLYYPLNFCRHCGQEYYRVHKMSSRFLPWTGSFFEELDDECISGYLMVATTDLDWSEDLLPDEWFDDQGRLRRAYRDRVPKLYYVNASGEIVHHAVGVKTWFQPEPFALCLRCGEYYTRRESEYTKLTTLSSEARSSATTILATSVLRHATTIPSIADKLLTFTDNRQDAALQAGHFNDFVHRAVLRSALVAALDESPRLHMSEVASAVVRHCGLTLRDIAANAQLAPDTPAADETWQIFTEWVEYLLLEDLKRGWRINQPNLEEVGLLEISYRGLDILAQSDEAWRFSPQWYALSPKERFEHLRNILDYFRRKLAIHAPSLQWNTQRIKRRKWESTLNDFWGPDPEGSLVSASFFATEPAGNVRDVFSLGERSAIARYLKRSLGIDAQTYLEQRDAFLQLLVQHGILWPESLKKGIGYQIDANCLWWQRGNGIPRRDAFYARIAQEGYEVAEKPANAFFQQFYKENPERLAGLEAREHTAQVVAPGEREKRERRFRWDQKDTEKENLGRRLPYLVCSPTMELGIDIADLDVIHMRNVPPTPANYAQRSGRAGRQGQPGLILVYCGAFNSHDQYFFRNRIEMVAGTVRPPQIDLNNASLLQAHIHAVWLAEIGLPMRQSIETVIDTGAPNLPLRPEVAEQIRLNDKRLQALAARIEEMLRYDREQGEIFEHGHYDQILQILRDAPQRFNSAFDRWRDLYQAADRQMQEAMETLLSARSKEMQNEAQRRLDEARRQRNLLLQIETAREESDFYPYRYLASEGFLPGYNFPALPIRAWIPRGASGEYIPRPRFLAVREFAPGAFIYHEGKQWEVVAFNTPPGGLRSRRVKFKLCKRCGAFNSSGFDVCLVCQQRLDATYGPLTYLLEMTDVRTRRRSNITSNEEERRRRGYDIGIFYQFATENNRPRIEESDVVFGATDLLQLTYAHAATLIRVNHGLRTEQVPGFDINLTTGEWVRNEEGRQPVYGSPSHAVSEVERVHLFVRNTRNLLLVRPAQEDLFLDPQYGLAFAITLMNALKRGIEMVYQLDESELAAAIVGMGEYMAILFYETSEGGSGVLRRIIKSPKDISEIAKNALERCHFDSSTGENLSEECIKACYECLLTYHNQHQALLIDRHLIADFLAQMTQSTAEMRIAGRRRREHIAWLRSHIDQESVLEKQFLDILEQGGYNLPNDVQYAIQFPRCNVDFFYEPNICVFCDGSVHDISSQRERDASIRSALEQNGYRVIVIRYDQPLESQIKMYPEVFGMGYST